GACCGACCGCCCGTTGCTCAACTCGCAGTCATACCTACGAGGCATAACACCCAACAATTTCCACACATTTACGACACTGCCCAGGTACGGgaacaaatttttaaagcGTACCGCGACTAAAAGGCCGAAAAAAACGTGGCCAAGAAAAAGCGAccattgcaaattgaattgtaacCAAAGTGGAGTCACCGAGCAGCATGAGGACAAAAAAAAGTGCAGGATTAAAACTCGAGGGAACTATGCTATGGCTAACCAAGGGCTGCTCGAAGGCACGGTGAGAAATTTTGTAtccaatattttatatttatttattttattatatttatataatatacaaagaccaaagtttaaaaaaaatatatattttttttttttttttttttttttttttttttttttttttttttttttttttttattaaaaaaaaaaaaaaaaaaaaaaaaaaaaaaaaaaaaaaaaaaaaaaaaaaaaaaaaaaaaaaaaaaaaaaaaaaaaaaaaaaaaaaaaaaaaaaaaaacattaaatgtatACAAAGGAAAGGTATCTCAAAAGATATTGTTAGCTTCATATAAGTTCAATAGACTAAACAATATACcgatttaaaattagtaagCTCTCTGGATAGAATATGAAATTCCAAATGTAAATTCCAttcgatttcatttattattcagCATACGATATACATGTCCCGAATTCCTCGCAGTGCATTCTGCTTTGCTTGCAAGCCCATTAGTTCGCAGCAAGTTATGACTCTATTAAAAAAGCAACGCCTTGCTGCACTTGCCACCGTCGCGGAAGTTTGGACACTCGCCTGATCCCAAaacggggcgtggcagggcgTTGTGGAGCCACCCGGGATGTGGCTCCCTGCCATTTGTTTGGCCATTCGCGGACTTCAATAAACATTGGCAACATGGCAATGGAACGCGCAGCTGGGGCTTTGATTACAAGCACCCATAATTGTTGGAGATTGGAGCGCCCCGAgggccaaatgaaaattcagcaaatgttttaattgcagtcTGCCAAGGGAGCTgattgaatttgcatttcagtTCGGTCTCGAGCTCCATAAATTGCAGTTGTCGTCTGCTGAAGAACCCAAGTCGCATGCCATTAGCTTCGTTTCCATGAGCATTGAGCAGCATTGAGCAGCATTTACCACAAGCCAATAATCTAGTTTTCGACCATGCTAAAAGCCTACAACTATCCCTAAAACCCAAagcttaaattgttttttttcgaggCAATAAAAGCTGACCTGTACCGCATAGGGCCGCAAAACTTGGAATAAGAAACTCAACGAAAAGCCGAATAAAATACCAGAATGGGGGGAAAGCTTGTGGTTGCACGCCTGATGCAATTTACGGCGCTTTGTTAAACGCTTCAACATGAAACCGAATGCCCAGGAActttccccccctcccccagcCACCGTCCTGCGTTCAGATTGCCGGCGTAGGACGAGGCATCCGCACAAGGACTGTGCCGGACTAAAGTAAAGGATATACAAGTTAAAGGCAACATCCGTTCTGGGCCAGGCTGCTGGCTGTGGCCATAAACAAACTCAACGCTCCGCACTGACCGTTCCCGGCCAGCTATAAAACAATTTCGCATATGGCTCCCCGAGCCCGGGACTCGGTGTTTTTTCTCTTGCCCTCTGGAttctgcactggaaaaaaatgtgcctattttatttaatttaaaatattcggTGAAAATGCACTGAAATCTACCAATGACACATTTTTTGGGGTAAAAACTCAGTTGAAATCCCAgacacaaaatataaaaaactggTTGACTTTCCAATCCTCGAAActtgatttcaatttccaaacaaaataattaaaattaaatcgaAAGATTATAAGTTCGATGTAATTTAATGTAAAGTATAAGAGGTTAGAACCTAAGAAATATTTCCTTGCTGACAACAAAGAGCACCTTTTATTCTGCCAGTGCAACCAGTGGACCAAGTAGGAGTCCTCGCCAAAGTTTGTGGCTATGTCCTGGGCCCCCGGTCGCCCCGCATCCGCTCCTGGCATGCACCAACACCTGGTAAGCGCCTTTGTTGTGCTCCGATGGCTCCAGTGGCTGCGTTGGCTCCATTGGCCAAGTGTTGCATAGTTTTTTCGGTTGCGGCTCCTTTTGCAGCCAGCATTTTTGCGGCTCTTGGCTGGGCAGCTTGTTTTTCTTCGAATATTTTTGTCGTATTTTTTAGCAGCTACTCAGGGCCCCGGGCCGATATTCAACACTTTTGGCTAGTGGAAAATATTATGCTAAACTGAGGCCCATAGTTTGCAACCCGAGAAATTGTTGCATTCTGTGGGCTTTGGTGTTTGCGGCCATGTGGCTGCCTTCAATTCGATGCCACCAATTGTGGCTGGGCTTGAGGTGGAgatgcaaaagtttttctaattaaaaacacaataaaGCCATCGGACCGCGGTCTTGGCCATTGTGCAAAGCACCAACAGGCGCTAAAACCACtgctccacatccacattcagctgctgctcctcctcctgcggcTACTCGTCCTGGCTGCTCCTTGCCCACACAATGGCCATTATGACATCGTTATGTGGCATCAACTTTTTCGCCTCATTAAAAAGGTGAGTTGGCTCAAAGGCTGCTTAATGCCCGCCTCTACTGTTCTTGTTGTTAAAGTCAGCTGGCCTTAATTAAAGCCCGGATTAGATATGGCAATGTCATAATTGAAACGCCGGCCCACTAAGCCTTGACTTTTGCCCtgctttaatttcaatttctgatTCTGTGTCTGccttgctcttgctcttgaAACCCTTTATATCCTTTCAGCCGCAGGACCTCGAATCAAGAGGTTTCTTGGCCCGGTCAATCGGCTTTTGCCTTTCagggttttatttttctgtgcGTCGCCGTTTGCAAATTGTGGTTGAACTTAATGCCTGGTCAATGCCAATATCGATTTAAAAACTGCTTCGACTTGGccttaattgatttttgtaCTTGCAAAAGGACTTTAAGTAACCAACActacattattaattaattatttattttaccaaACAATTAAAGCACTATACCATTCATATGTTATATGTAATTAAAgataatttacaaaattgtttaattgtttattcTTTTGTGAATTTAGGTACCTCTGTAGTTTCTCTATTTTTCCCTGCCTTTGCTGGCTTAAATCAAATGCACGTATTGATTTTGCGGAACCTTTTCAAGGTCTTAGCTGCACTAAGGAACCATATATCACAAGTCAATTTCCTGGGCACATAAATCACCGGGGATAGTGCAAATTTGCTCCATGGACCGCaccatatacgagtatgtgtagTACCATTTGTCTGGGCCACGTAGTCGCATGTATCGCTGCATCCGCATATCTTCCATCCGCTTGACAATTATAAATTGTAACCTTGCCTCGCTCCGTGTGACATAATCGCGTTCGAATCCAATTTGGCCACGTGTAAGTGCAAGGGCAGGAGCGATTAATATTTTGTCTGGCGATGATGAATGGTCCGGAGCAACTGCAGTGCGCCACTGATTGAGTTATTGGCAGCAGCGGGAGGGGCAGAAGGTCGGATGCAAATGCGATAGCAACACCTACAACATGGCCGCAGACTTGTTCCCAGTGCCTGGCCAACCATATATGAGGGGATCAACCATCTCCAtcccacctcctcctcctcctcctctgggATTCCCACAGCTTCTCCGGCGACTCAGCTCTCTGCTCCAGCTGCATCGACAACAGCCTTTCGGTCAAGTTTATTGTGTTAGCATTAAACAAGGCCAAAACCAGGGGGCTGAGGGGCGGGATCTGCATCACTTATCCGGGCAACGAGCCATGCATGCTGAAGCCATTGCcagtgcactgcaaaaatcTAGGTGTCCTATCAAAGATATTCCttaatttatagtttttttcaTAGGGAATATCATTGAAAACACACACCTTCTCGATCTATCTTTTATATCTACTACTTGCACTACTATTTCTCTGAGTGCACCTCAGGGCTCAGAGACAGCAGTGGAGGCCTATTGTTTGGCCAGTCTTGGCCATGTTCGTTAAGTGGGTGCAGCAGGCgaaggactcgcaggactcgtAGGACTCGTAGCACAGTAATTACAAGCAGACGCAGGCCCATCTCCCAATCTTGGCTGCCCCAACAGGATCTGTCTGTGGCAAGGACATGGTTAGTACTGTCCTGTCCGTCGGAGGAGTAAATAAAACTGTGCAGACaattaagtttgttttgcctGGGCATATTCTTTTCACCCATCCCATTTTTTCCAGCTCACGTTTATGGCCAAGTCGAGCAGGTAATGGCTCTCCGTTTTTCGTCCTGCTTCTGGCCAAGAAATTGCactaattgttgttgccggaGCTCCAGCAATTGGCTTTTTGTCGAGCAGGAGATACAAACTTAATTTGAAGCcgaattcgatttttgtttgtggccTGTTGATTAAAATTCGGTTTGGTACTTCATTTAGATGGAAATCAGCTGTGGTTCATCAAAAAGTGGACTACTCGTAGTTTAAAGCGATTGATTTAACTTAACAAAAAAGGACTTTAAAAAAGTTACACTTTCAATCTGATTTTAGTCTCTTTCTCTTATTCAATTTTTCCTCCGATTTCAGTCATTCAATTGATGGTTAATAAATTGCTTGTCACCTGTCCGATGGCTTCATTCGCAATTTTGTCAACTAAGTCGTCAGTTCGGCGATTGTCCTTGATGACCTGCTCAACACGATTTGGCTTCCTCCCACCGAATTTTCCGCCGTCGAATTCCCCATTCATTCCCGCCATTTTTGGCTGTCACTTCCTTATTTACATTCAATTGGCATCCTTCGATGGAAGGACGTGAGTCCTTGTCTTGCCACTATCtgcccattttcttttttattgttatacCTCTTGCTCGAAGATTTCAAGTTGCTTGGCACACCTAATTCGTGGTTCCCTACGGGTGAGGAGCCCTCTTTCTTCTGAGTGAGGGGTAtttgatagtcgaggaacttgactatagctTTTTCCTTCCTTcattcatttctttttcgatttaataaaatgataaaGTGAGACAAAAAGCAGTCAATGCAGTTAGCAAAAGCAACGAAATTATTAGGTTCACTGAGCTTTTTTTGCTTGATTTCCAATTTTATTAgctttaaaaaaacttttcaaaaagttggaacaaataatacaaattgttGAGATGAAGGTTTTTTGAAAGAGAAAAACAATTCGTATTTGATTGATtactatttttaatttttattgattagTAGATGAGTGACTAAGTTATAGAATGTGATTGTAATAGGTTTGAAAAACTAATGCCATTTGAACAGTGCACATGATTTCCTTAGGCATTGATAGCCAATTTCGCACATTGAGCCGACAGTCTGCCCCTTGGCCTCCTTCACTTCCGGTGCCACACACTTCTTATCATTCGGGTAGTTGATTGCTTCCGCTTTCCACTGTTTTCACTTCTCAGTGTCAGCTTGTTTTGTGTCCTTTGTTCCATTGTATTTGTGATTATTTCGCTTGGCACTTTTTCTTGccgcttttgcttttattttaagtgttaattaccaatttaaatgcaaacttTGGACTGATGAAGATGGATGTGACACCGGCGAACAAAAGGATGGGCATTACGCGTGCCTGTCTTATTTTCCCCAGTGTCCCTTTGTTGGTCCAATGAACTTGTCAAGAGGTTTTTTCAAGGTCCCTGCATAAGTTGTTTGAAAGCCTTGGTCAGTGATACTTGGCCCGGTCTTTGAATTAATTATGAGCCTGTGGGTCAGATAAAAATTCCGAGAAACGGACGATCCAAGAAAGTTCTTAATTCCAATTTTCTGGCATTTGAAAGAAATTTGCTCTGGGATTTAAACAGTGCTATTTTTATGTAGGCAAAGATGGTTGCATTTAGAGAAATCAATTAAACGAAAGAAAACCATTTACTTCTATTACTTATATAgagtgttttccttttgcctgaGAGGCCTGCACTGGAGTGCCTaaagaaaattgatttaaattgctGCTAAAAgttgttttcgattttcaagCAATTACTTTCTGGCCGGCCATCAATCAATCACGACTTTTGCCCGAAGTGAGCACTTACACTGCACTACATAAACAACGGCTGGCACACATAAATAACCCCATTACAAACCTAATTACAATcaataacaattttattgcTCGGCCAACGACAAAAGCGAGACTGTCAGAACTGAAATTGTGGCAGCGATATCGATCTTACTTGTTGACATGGGCCAATTACAAACCAACAAAATGCACTGAActgcagccagcagcagccaagaaaatttatagaaaactAGATAATTGAATGGcaaaagggggaggggaaaaACACccacgcaaaacaaaaaccaacagcaaAACTGGTTGACAAACAAACTGCACCGACTGCAGACGCCCACTGCCAAGTAAGTTGTACTATAGAAAAAGGAGTTTATATAGAGTTTATATAGAGAAACGCCTCTACAGGAGCAGTACCTTTGGCTCTAACCGCAGCAAAGTGTTACCTGATCCCAAAGTATCTTGTCATCTGGCTGGGTGTTGCCCACACTTTGctctgtaattaattatttgataAAAGTACAAGCATTAAgtcaattaaaactaaatttatgCCAAACGCTATCTGATTCTGACAAAAGGCGTGATTTATACCACAGGCAAGCAGAAGTATGTTTAGTTTTTCCCTGCAAACTGGTTTTGTGGCCAATAACTGTTAGCTAAATTCGTAGTTTCACACTTAAAATGCtgaaacagaaaataaatcttATGATATTAGAAAATCTATTGTAATGGTATAATAATTAGCATATCTACAAGCCCAgtaaagtttaataataagcagtattttaattaaaatttaacaaaaacttTCCCTTAatccaattcaatttaaagagGCTAATATAGCGTTTCTGACTATTACTTACAATTAGAGGAGAAGCATTTAATTCGCGTGGATAATCGTGGATAAATCATTTATGCATTTGCCACAAAGCCGAAAGAACCTGggcaatcaatcaaaaatGCAAGGCAAATGCCAGGAACCGCCAATTTAAACGCTCAttaaaggacgaaggacgaaatGTGTTGGGTGggtttgggttgggttgggaaaatggccaaaatgtcCAAAATGGGGAACTGCGCTGCGACAAGCGCACAATTTGCTAATGTTGACGCcattattgtataattttcgttaagtgggcggggcagtcGCCGGCGGTCGGTCATTTGTATAGCAAACCGCAAATGTCGACGTCGTGGTTTTCCTAGCCGCTTTTCCCGATTTTTTCACCCGCCATTTGCTTCCTTTTCTGACAGTTTCCGCGTCATTTTTCCACGCCACGGTACACTGCAATTGTGCAGTTATAGTGGTAAACCCTAATAATCATATACCTATATATGcatttatgcataaatatttatatattttagaatttGAGaaacatcttaaaatattaagATCTAGTAATTATGactttaaagtttaaagtaTCGTTTTTGGATCTGAAATCCGCCTAAAGTCCGCAAAACTATCGTTTGTAATTTCATAAACGCAGTTTTTGTCTGCTGGGCATATATTAATCGcaatttttttcagtgtagtGTCATAAGCCCAGGTCTTTTGGAGGTGCAAGCCCAGACTTCGTCATTATTTTGGCATTATGTGTGCTAGGtggggaaagggaaaggggacGGGGAACGGACGGGGGACTACCAAGTTTCGGTGGCTCGCAAACATTCGTAAATGTCATTAACAGTTGTAAGGGCtgcgtgccacgcccacacccaaGAACTTTATGTcaggggcggtgggtggtgcgggTATTTTTACACAAAATTACTTCTTTTATTCGCTGACTGacattcatcatcatcatcagacGCAGTTTTGCTGGCCAACGCCATGAAGTGCGCCCctcataatttgtattttgattCAACTTGAATCCACTTGGACTGACCTTAAAGTCTTGGAAAAAGCTAAGTGAAAATCGATTCATGGAGCTTATCAAGATtcaactggctggctggaaaaTTGTTACTTTGGATCAATGTTTACGTTCATACATCATAGATGACATAATAAATTAAGAACACCAGTCGTTGTGCGTTTCCTTATAGCATAGAAACTAAggattttttatttcatatttaaatgtaaaaagtaCTATCTATATGCATACCACATAGATTacaagtattgaatattttaaggTGTCTAGATCTTAAGCGCATAAGTTCGTACAGCTAGAGGGTTGGGCGAGTCTTTTCATCTACGATTATGTGTGtgaaattttcttttgttaaATGTGCGTCGGCGAgagtaaaatcaaattttgtacTAAATGTAATGGGGGGGGGGCATATTGGTGGTCTAGAGCAATATGAATAcgtattatatatacaaattcgaaacataaaatataaacaaactgaaatcgaaataaaaataaagatggccacaaaaaataaaaagtcaaCTAACGCTTCAAATCCGTGCTTAGTAGACCCTGGGCAGAATGTAGCTGCGCACCTGGGTGCTGTAGCGCTGCCAGGAGGAGTGATAGCGCGCCTGATTCCGGGCGTTCGCTCGGGTGGCGCgatggagcaggagcaggatgatCAGGCTGAGGCCCAAAACTGGTGGCCAGGCAGGACGCAGGGCCATGGGTGCAGCCAGGGCCAGCAGGGCCACGATGTCGCCAAGATAGTTGGGCTGTCGTACCCATCCCCACATCCCGCTGAGCAGCAGACGGCTGCCCTGATACGTGTGAATAGTTTCGATGTTGGCAAAGATCGGACTTTGCGAGTTCAACCGGTATTTGTACTTGTAGGCGCATGTGAATCGCTTGACCAGCAATCCCAGAGACAGCAGAGCGGCCACTCCTAGCGGAGCATACCAGCAGGAGATGGGTACGCGCTGCTCGTAGAAATACTTGGTGACCGCCGTCAGCAGATATGGTGTGGCTGCGTAGCGCAGGAGCAGCAAGCAGCCATAGCCTTCGTGTTGCAGCTCAAAGGATGAGCTCAGGTGGTGCTCGAAAATGATGGCGTCCAGCACGTAGAACAGCAAACAGCTGGCCGAGAGCAGGGTGGCAGGATCATAGTTTACATTATTCCAGTAGTATTTGGCCTGGTACAGATAGCCCTCCTGTTCCCCCAGCTGCGGCTTCTGGGGCCACACAAGCGTCTGGTAGATGTAACAGGTGGCATATATCAAAGTGGTTATCAGGGAGAGACGGTACTGAAACTGCTTCCAATCCACGCGTCCCAGCCACTTGGGATTCAGCTGTCTGCCCAGCGCGAAGTCCACCACAAAGCTGCCGGTCCTGCCATAATCATTGGTCAGCGTTTGGCGCAGCACATTGTACTTGGCGGTGTCCACCAGCCAGTAACTCCAAGCAGCTGCCACAAAGGCGCCAACGAGTCCAAAAATGCAGAAACGTAGATAGTGACGCAGAACGAAGGTCACCACTGGGTACTTCAGATACTCGGCCACTCCTCCGGCAATCAAAAGCGTTAGCGAAACTGCTAGACAGTTAAACTTGTAGGTCTCGCGGGTGAGATGAACCCTTCGTCCTGGCAGCAGTGCCACCAGCAAGAATACTACCACCTGATAGGCGGCAAAGGCACCCACCACACGTGGCTGGAACACCTGGCGCGTTAAGTAGTTCACATCCAGAAGTATACCCAGATTGAGGTGCTTAAACTGACAGGAATTCCTGGCCGTGCAGCTCCATGTCAAATAGTAGACGGCGGTGGGCAGAAGTAGCAGAAGCAGGAAGGCGCCTAGCCAACCGCCGAATTCTCTAGGAGCCTTCAACTGACGGCAAGATGTTTCCGCCGGTGTGGCCGAATTACGGGTTACATTGAAACTACGGAACTGATCCTCCTCCAATTCATCTTCCTCCTCGATATCCTCCTCACCCGTCGAGTAACTTCGCTTTGAGGACTTCTCATCGTCGTAAACGGATCGTGAAACACTCCTACTATAGCGACTGCCTTCTTCGGTGTTTGTCACTGGTGTTCCAGCTAAATTCGAGATTGTCTTCGACACCGATCTGCGTAGTCGGTCGGTGATGCGCTTGCGAATGGAATCTGTGTCCACCTCGCTGTCTCCCTCAGCACGGATCTCGATGCGCTCCGTGGTTGTGGTGGAGCTGGTTGTAGTTGTACGGCTGAagctgttgccgctgttcACGGAGCTTGTGTTGAACGCTTTGTTTGGAGCGCCGCTGGATGTGTTGGTGGTCAATGTCATGGGCAGATTGCTGGTGGACAGACGAACGGGCGATGATACCTGTAATTTAAGATCATAAGTATGGTTGCCATaagtgaaaaaataaagtCTGAAACTGTCTAACCttgaaaaaatgtacaagtcgtgtttttaaaagaaaattgtacaaaaatatgtGGGTAATCAAAAACTAGGTTACAAGTATTTTTGGGGACACTGATTAGATTAGATTTCCCTATTTCTTTAATCAGTAGTTCAGCTCAACAATTACAAATCCGTAATCTTCACCCGGAATTTCCTTATGCTGACAAATGAGGCAGAGCCCCAAACTGATAAGCAGGGCGGGGGGTGCAACTTATCAGCTCCATAAAACACCAAGAAAAAGAAGCTCGAAATTTGTAATAAAGGTAGGAAGGTTAAAGCTAATTATATAGTTcggtttaattatttgtatcaGAAGACTGAATAATCACGTTTTTAATCATTACAAACCGAACTGAAATCCATGGAAATgtacaaattaataatatacaaataaaattccaaCTTATCTCATATTAGCATTAAATGCATTCGAGTTTAAAATTG
This sequence is a window from Drosophila teissieri strain GT53w chromosome 2R, Prin_Dtei_1.1, whole genome shotgun sequence. Protein-coding genes within it:
- the LOC122612965 gene encoding lamin-B receptor; translated protein: MDRRLRRPRRTEDVSSGPLLTQSTQPSLLPVTRRAGSLTAAAAAATATTGIGTRTRASPSRNKVVAPPSPELGPRTRRSSRPRSSVGPLTGSGSGPGSSLPIKVAIKARTPIPEVSEVSSPVRLSTSNLPMTLTTNTSSGAPNKAFNTSSVNSGNSFSRTTTTSSTTTTERIEIRAEGDSEVDTDSIRKRITDRLRRSVSKTISNLAGTPVTNTEEGSRYSRSVSRSVYDDEKSSKRSYSTGEEDIEEEDELEEDQFRSFNVTRNSATPAETSCRQLKAPREFGGWLGAFLLLLLLPTAVYYLTWSCTARNSCQFKHLNLGILLDVNYLTRQVFQPRVVGAFAAYQVVVFLLVALLPGRRVHLTRETYKFNCLAVSLTLLIAGGVAEYLKYPVVTFVLRHYLRFCIFGLVGAFVAAAWSYWLVDTAKYNVLRQTLTNDYGRTGSFVVDFALGRQLNPKWLGRVDWKQFQYRLSLITTLIYATCYIYQTLVWPQKPQLGEQEGYLYQAKYYWNNVNYDPATLLSASCLLFYVLDAIIFEHHLSSSFELQHEGYGCLLLLRYAATPYLLTAVTKYFYEQRVPISCWYAPLGVAALLSLGLLVKRFTCAYKYKYRLNSQSPIFANIETIHTYQGSRLLLSGMWGWVRQPNYLGDIVALLALAAPMALRPAWPPVLGLSLIILLLLHRATRANARNQARYHSSWQRYSTQVRSYILPRVY